The nucleotide window agtctGTGTGGTTGTTTTTTTACATGCTGGAAGCGGACACAACAGGCTTTTCTCCCAGACCCCTCTGAATTCCTCCACACAACACAAGTTAGCTGCTGGCGAGCTCGaactgtatgtttgtgtgcataGTAAATTGCTGCTTTGCCCAGCGTCACACAGAGTTATGTAATTGTCCGTAGCTATTGAATGGACCTCATTGTTGTCTAATTGAAACCCCTTAAAGACACAAATAAAGTGGATTTCCATTACAAAACTCTCAGAGCTGCTTTATTTGGCAAGGCTGGGTGGGAACTGAGGCCATcaggaaaggagaggagtagagaagagaggagaggaacggagaggagaggagatgaaatTGAGGTTAAATGGGGAGGAAGAgcaggagatggagaaagagaggagaagaggggagtcATTAAGACGGGGAGAGGAGATCAGGAAAGGAAAAGCATTGGGAACTTGTGTTAATCAGTTTGCCTTGCATTGCCCTAGAGAGGGAAATTCCAGGGCCTTAGTCCATTACAGTGTCTCCCAGTCTGCCATTCTTATACTGAGCTGTGCAGTAAGCTCTCCCTAGTCCTAGTATAGAATAGTCCTGCACTGTAAGGTCTGCTGTGTACTTACTACTGGTAAATGATTTACACTCACATGCTCTGATGTTATATCTAGGCTTAATTcaggtggacacacacacaggggagtcACAGAGATATCCACAGTGGTTAGTCAGGTGGAGTTCTCCGGGGTGTGGCTATATTGTACAGTGGGTGGCACTACAGTATGTAACTCATTACCATGTACGTGAAGTGGTGATACCTCAGTCAACTCCTGATAAGGGTGATGCATGCACTGAACTTGAGCCCGCAGATAGCCAAAGCCATTACAGATAATGGTGAATTTGTGAACTGCAGTTCACCTAAATGGAGTTTTCACTTACCCACTTACTGGTATGTGCCCTTATCAGGAGTTGATTTATGGCTGACAAGAGTTAGTTGGGTGAGGGGTGCAGGTATATATCCAATGTATGACACACATACTGTGTATCGTACCATATATGTATCCCATTTTCAACCTATGAAGCAGTCAGGGATAAACTTTGCACTGTCATGTGAATGTGCTTTGTGATTGTCTACTGTATACAGACATAGTTATGCTCCGTCTAGGCGTAAACAATAAGGTGTGCTCGTCACAGGTGTATTGAGTTTAGGGTATCTTTTCTCCGTGGCTAAGTACATctctgttggtctctctctctctctctctctctctctctctctctctctctcgctctcgctctcgctctcgctctcgctctcccttttcCTTCCTTTCTTTGAGATCTGAACTTTAGACTCCAGATTAGCTTTACAACCCTTGACCCCTAGCTTCTAAGGATCAGACGGAACAGTGTAACTATGGTAACGTGTTCCGAGTGGGTGAGGATCTCTAGGGCATTGGAGGAGTCTGCTTTCATAAAGCCCTTATCAGTGCCTGTCCTCCCTTATAGCTGAGAGGGGCATTGGGAAAATGAGGGATTACCATTCTcctttctggtgtgtgtgtgtgtgtgtgtgtgtgtgtgtgtgtgtgtgtgtgtgtgtgtgtgtgtgtgtgtgtgtgtgtgtgtgtgtgtgtgtgtgtgtgtgtgtgtgtgtgtgtgtgtgtgtgtgtgtgtgtgtgtgtgtgtgtgtgtgtgtgtgtgtgtgttcttgcatCTGTACCTGGACACATGCTCGAAGTCTTGCTTATTGTGCGTTTTAGGCCCGGTTTATGGGGAGGGACTCCTGTGCCAGTCTGTGAGTGTCTCTGAGCTCTTCGTTTATCACAGGCAAGCTTGTATCTCAGCGCTGCTTCGCAGGGCACTCAAGTTCACTGTGGTCAGCTGACTCAGCCATTCTTTGGCCTCCCTCCTTTATCTATCTCAGTCAGTGGCCAGACAGCTATTTTAGTGGGCCGTTTCTGAGGCCACAGTTAATCCGTGTCATCATGTCATTTGATCTCACTTCTGCAGTTAAAGCCATGTAGCTTAGTCTTACCAATGATGACGCTTATTTAAAAAGTGTCATCctttttataataaggctgtaacgtaacaaaatgtggaaaaagtcaaggggtctgaaaactttacgAATGCACTTATTGGATCTGGATGTATAGGCCTATGGATTCTCACTTTAGGCATATGGTTGAAATGCGAGATTTTCTCATTCTCTGATTCATTTCCTTGTCAGTCGGCAGCACATCTTGTTAATTGGGACTTTTCACTTTAGCTGTCATCATAATAATAGGCTTGTTCTCTTATTGGGCCAttaaagagattctctggtaATTTTGTGTACTTTTTAGCCAGTAtttctgaaagtagcactcaagggccaaaagtggtccccgaaaatgacgtactacgtcacatatgtgcagatatgtgcaccacgtcattgctctctctgtgtctctcttgccgcgttcaaaacaactgggaacacgAAACTGGGAACGAGGACATTTCCGACTTCTGACTTCagtgtgttcaaaacaactggcaaCTCGGGGAAAAAAcaagctcagactgggaaaaaaTCGATTTGAATGGTcaatccaactcagaattccaactcgggaactcgagcctctttctagagctctgactttccaacctgaagatcacgtATGTCATGATTTGatatttttctgagttcccagatGTTTTGAATGCGGCATCTCTCTGCTGTGTCCACTGAGCCCTTTCTGCCCGCCGTGCAACCTCATTGGATAATGCTGGGCAGGCCTTTTGCTAGCTGTCACTCGAATGCGAGGgcctgaagctcattggctagaattcAAATTAGGTAGGGTGCTGGCCTATGTGGGAGAAAATGTAGGGGAAATGTCTCAGCAGAGCTTCAAGAAAAGAGtggctttcaaactagggatttcgtggctaattgaggtaaaacagtaattctgctcatagattattcATGTAGACTACAAACTACAAATTGACACATCCAGTCCAAAGCAGGAGGTTTCAAAGTTGTCATTGTATGATTAGGATTTCAcagtttatatacagttgaagtcggaagtttacatacacttaggttggagtcattaaaacttgtttttaaaccactccacaaatttcttgttaacaaactattgttttagcaagtcggttaggacatctactttgtgcatgacacaagtaatttttccaacaattgtttacagacagattatttaacttataattcactgtatcacaattccagtgggtcagaagtttacatacactaagttgactgtgcctttaaacagcctagaaaataacagaaaatgatgtcatggctttagacgcttctgatcggctgtgtacctgtggatgtatttcaaaacctaccttcaaactcagtgcctctttccttgacatcatgggaaaatcaaaagaaatcagccaatatctcagaaaacaaattgtagacatcaaagtctggttcatctttgggaacaatttccaaacgcctgaaggtaccacgttcatctgtacaaacaatagtgcgcaagtataaacaccatgggaccacgcaaccgtcataccgctcaggaaggagacgcgttctgtctcctagagatgaacgtactttagtgcaaaaagtgcaaatcaatcccagaacaacagaaaaggaccttctgaagatgctggaggaaacaggtacaaaagtatctatatccacagtaaaacaagtcctatatcgacataacctgaaaggccgctcagcaaggaagaagccactgctccaaaaccaccataaaaaaggcagactacggtttgcaactgcacatgtggacaaagatcgtactttttgtagaaatgtcctctggtctgatgaaacaaaaatagaactgtttggccataatgaccattgttatgtttggagtaaaaagggggatgcttgcaaaccgaagaacaccatcccaaccgtgaagcacaggggtggcagcatcatgttgtgggggtgctttgctgcaggagggtctggtgcacttcacaaaatagatggcatcatgagggaggaaaattatgggacatattgaagcaacatctcaagacatcagtcaggaagttgaagcttggtgtcacgccctgaccttagagagctttttatgtctctattttggtttggtcagggtgtgatttgggtgggcattctatgttaaattttctatgtgttgtatttctttgctttggccgggtatggttctcaatcagggacagctgtctatcattgtctctgattgggaaccatacttaggtagcattttcacacctgtgttttgtgggtagttattttctgtttagtgttttctgcacctgacaaAACTGTTTGTTGTCGTTTCTCGTTTAGttatttttgttctagtgttcagtgttaataaaaatcatgaacacttaccacgctgcgctttggtccgatccttcttcatgcaacgatgaccgttacagaactacccaccaccaaaggaccaagcagcgtggtaagaaggaggactggacatgggaggacattttaAATGGCaagggatcctggacgtgggaggagatacTGGCCTTGAAGGATCGCCTGCCCTGGGAGCAGGTAGAAGCAGAGAGGAAGGTGAAGGCAGCAGCTAAAGCGGAGTGGCAAtgttatgagggaacacggctggcaaggaagcccgagagggggaggcacacggggagtgtggcagagtcaggttggagacctgagccaactccccgtgcttaccgtggcgagcatgtgactggtcaggccccgtgctatggggtgatgcgcactgtgtctcggccgagcattcacaggccggtgtgctcggggccagcgtcccgcatttgccgggtggaagtgggcatccagccagaacgggtggtgccagctctgcgctcgagactcCCAgtctatccggtgcctcggccaaggaagaggcctcctgtatgtctccgcagcctggtgagtcctgtgcctgctcccagagccaggtctcctgtgtgtctccccagcctggtgagtcctgtgcctgcgcccagcccggagcctccagagacggcttCCAGCccagagcctccagagacggtctccagcccggagcctccagagacggcctccagcccggagcctccagagacgttctccagtccggagcctccagggaCATTCTCCAGTCCGgtccctccagcgacgccctccagtccggagcctccagagtcgccctccagtccggagcctccagcgacgcactccagtccggagcctccagcgacgcactccagtccggagcctccagcgatgcactccagtccggagcctccagcgacgccctccagtccggagcctccaacaaggaggcccagtccggggcccgcaacgagggtgcatttctgaccaactgggaatgtaatgaaagaaataaaagcttaaataaatcattctctccactattattctgtcatttcacattcttaaaatagtggtgatcctaactgacctaaaacagggatttttttactaggattaaatgtcaggaattgtgaaaaactaagtttaaatgtatttggctaaggtgtatgtaaacttccgacttcaactgtatatatttttttattaactaggcaagtcagttaagaaaaaattcttatttacaatgaagtcctaccccggtcaaactcggatgatgctgggccaattgtgccccgccctatgtgactcccaatcacggccagatgtgatgcagcctggattcgaaccaggtactgtagtgacgcctcatgcactgagatgcagtgcctttgactgctgcaccacttgggagcccaacAATGCCGCATTCAAAATAATTGGAgctcgtttgtgtgtgtgtgtgtgtgtgtgtatgtgtgtgtgtgtgcagcatttCTGAAACTGTCAGACTGGTAGAGCTTGTCCCGCTGCCACCTTTCTTCAGCTGGTGTTTGGCACAGAGATTCAAAGATTTGATGTTATCTAATTTACACTCCCAGCCACCCTGCTTTCTGTGCTCAGTTAGTCAGTTTTTCCTCCCTGAATGAATGTCTGTTTTCAGAATGGAAAAATTAAACCCAGATTAAGCAGGGAGTTTTATATAAATAGTTATATCTCGAAGGGTTTCGTTTCTATAAATGCATGTCAAGGTCAAAAAGTTGTTTACGGAATAGGTCAGATTTGTTCATTTTGCCCTTTTTTGCAGAACATCCTGTTTCCTCCAGTTTTTTTCTGAGAAACCATTTGCATTGTGTAATACATTTTGATTAATACATATGCAATACATATGATGAATGTTCTTGTGTGACAGTGAAAACGAGAACCTTGAGGTGAAAATACATAGTGAAACTATAGGGCTAGGCTACTGTGTTCATAGAAGGAATAAATGTTCCGCTTATTTCCACCAAGTTGTTTGAAATCATTAAACATGAACAATACAGATCGCGGTCGGTTTGAAATGTCTCTGACAAGTCTTTCTTTTTACCACAATCGGAACATGAGCGGATAATGATTGACGTTTGAGCACTTCTTGCACTTGGCTCTAGGCGGGATTGCAGGAGGATGATGTCACCACTTTCGCGccgtggggagggggagaggcgTGTCGGGGAGAGGAGGATAGTCAGTGTTCAGGTACACTAAATGTGTATACATAAATTAGGGGAGTTGGCGTGAGCAAGGGGCGAAGCTCCGGAGCGGGATACATGAATGAAGTTGCCGGATAGACTGAGGGAATAAGGGAACATGCATTGGGAACAAGTACTCCGATTGGAGAATGGCAAGGTGAGAGAGTTTTCGCTGCCTTGCAGTTTCGCTGTCCCTTGTCTTTTTGAAAGTATCAGGTGTCTCTGGATTTTGGAGCGTAATGGTTTCAATAGACTGGATTTTAGTTTTCTTACAGCTGTCTCAATTACCGGATGCTGTGGTTTTGTATTTTAATCATGTCATTACAGCGTGGTATATGTCATCGGTTAGTCATATTGTGCCGACAGGTGAGGAATTTGCCGGTTTTCTATTTCCCAACTTCGGCGTGCAAATACTggctctccccatccctcttgcTCCTATCTGTTCGGTGCACTGTAGCATATGCCAGTGTCAGTCTCTGATGCGGAGAATGGCCCCAGGGAATGTGTTGACAGTTAGGTTAAGTAAGTAGTTAGGTAAGTAGTGAGCATGGCCCTCGACTTTGTCGCTACTGGAGTTGTAGGGCTCAGGGGATTCATGGTTCCCAGTCTATTCTAACTCCGAAACTATCATGGAGTGCTAATCGAATACCACGTTTCCCATTTAGATAGGATGCTTTTTGTACACTGGTGCTTGTTGGCAGAAATCAGGTCGATGGCTGAAAAAGCAAAGGTTGTCTGTAGGTAGACCTAATCTGTGaaacaatgtcaacactgtaaTCGCAAATCCGACATCCTGTCATACATGATGTCCTCCTACATTGTACAGGGCACACTAGTGATTAGGTTCAATGATAGTATCCACCTCCACTCATGATTAACAATTTTTTACTGACGACGAGCGTTGGATTTCCTCTATGGTTCAGCCTGCATGCCATGCTACACAGTCAGTATTGTCTGGGAATATGGAAGGAAATTGGTGATTTTTAAGCTGCTTCCTTTTTGATGTTTTCTTTGTGGAGCCCATGGTATAGAAATATTGTGATCGTGaattcccctctcctccaccagaTTGAGCGGTTGGAGGTGAGTGGCTTAGCTCAGACCCCCCAGGCAGTGTCGTGTGCGGAGGATGGGTCTTTCTCTGGGGGTGACGATGGCACCCCGGACCCCCAGCGCACCAAGCAGGCCATCGCCCAGCTGCAGCAGAAGATCCTGAAGCTCACCGAGCAGATCAAGATTGAGCAGACGGCCAGAGACAACAACGTGGCCGAGTACCTCAAACTGGCCAACAATGCTGACAAGCAGCAGAGTGCCCGCATCAAACAGGTGAGCATTGTTTTATAATCAGAGTTTTTATCGTTTTGATATGAAACGCAAAACAGTTGAATGACAATACACCAGACAGATCTACTTTTACTGGATAACAGCACTGCTAAATGTTAGAATATATTACtacaatacagtgcatttggaaagtattcagaccccctcactttttccacattttgttacgttacagccttattctgaaatggattaaaaaatatatatatctcatcaatctacacacaattttttgtacttttttgcaaatgtattaaaataaaaaacggaactATCACAttcagatacagtaccagtcaaaagtttggagtggACACACCTACAGCACTCATCCCACggtttttctctatttttactattttctacattgtagaataatagtgaagatatcaaaactatgaaatatcacatatggaatcaaaaaaagtaattaaaaaaaagtgttaaacaaatctaaatatattttatatttgagaatcttcaaagtagccaccctttgccttgatgacagctttgcacactcttggcactctcaACCAGCTGTTTTTGTTTTCAgagccttcttgggtatggcgctacaagcttggcatacgtatatttggggagtttctcgtgACAGAGAAAATAAGTTATTCGTTATGGCCCACTAAATTTTACCATGTGgcttagagaaaatgttgcagttttaaagcacgtTTGCTGCAaatctactcattttgccatgggcggAGAGAATATTTTGACattttataactaatttcatATAATTCTACTAATTTTGCTATGGGGCAGACAGAAAAATGTGAAGTTTTACaggtaatttcctgcaattctacacattttgcgatagggtggaggcaaatgtttgcagtttttaatatgataattGATGATTAATGGGTTGGTAATTCGACCATGCTTACTACGTTTAGATAACTGGCAGCtggactaatttaccaatctaaaacatctttgctgacatgggctaattgagttgATGTACAAACCACTTTTCCAAtttgcaccttgtgtattataTTCcattattctaactctcaacagtaagttgagaccctgactgagcACCTGCATTTAAAAAATGGTATTGACCcacgtgtagatgaaggggaggagacaggttaaataaggattttttttttttaaggacatTTAGAGCGTGAATGGGAGTGCCTTTAAATGGGGTATGgtcgtaggtgccaggcgcaccggtttgtctcaagaactgcaacgctgctgtttttttcaCGCGCAACAGTTTcccatcaagaatggtccaccacccaaaggacatccagccaactagacacaactgtgggaagcattggagtcaacatgggccagcatccctgtggaacgctttcaacaccttgtagagtccatgccctgacaaaatGAGGCTTTTCTGAAGGCAAAAGGAAggggggggcaactcaatattaggaagatgttcctaatgtttggtatactcagtgtaaatgTCATATTAAACACAGCAATCTAAATGTCCTATATAACTGCAGGTGTTTGAGAAGAAGAACCAGAAGTCAGCACAGACCATCCAGCAGCTGCAGAGGAAGCTGGAACACTACCACCGCAAGCTGAGGGAGGTAGAGCACAACGGCATCCCTCGCCAGTCCAAGGACGTCCTCAGGGACATGCAGCAGGGCCTAAAGGGCGTGGGGGCAAAGGTCACAGGCTTCAGCGAAGGTGTGGTGGACAGCGTCAAGGGAGGCCTCACCAGCTTCTCCCAGGCCACGCACTCTGCTGCCGCCGGGGTCGTCTCCAAGCCCCGAGAGATCGCCTCGCTGTTCCGCAACAAGTTTGGCAGCGCCGACAACATCCCCGGGCTGAAGGACTCCTTGGATGACCCGTCAGGTGTTGAGGAGGGTTTGATGGGGGCCGGGGCGAGGTCTCTGAGCCTCGCAGGCCACCACCACCTGCAGTCCAGCCCCAAGTACGGCAGCGAGGATGACTGCTCCAGCGCTACCTCAGGGTCGGCAGGGGCCAACAGCACGACTGGGGCCCCCGGAGGCCCCCCCAGCTCCAAGGGGAACACCCTGGAGAGGAGCCAGAGCTCCAGCCTGGACATGCTGCTGCAGGAAGTGCAGGAGCTGAGGGAAGGCCAGGGGAGACTAGAGGAGAGTCTGGAGGGACTTAAGAGCCACTATCAGAGGGACTACACTGTCATCATGCAGACCCTACAGGAGGAACGATTCAGGTACGAAAACAAGAATCACTaaataacgagagagagagagagaactgtatGAAAAACTCCATTCAAAGATGGATAAGGTTAACATTTGAGAGGTCATCTTTAAGTGAAATGGATGCATGTATGTTTGTTGTAAAGCTAGTGACAGTAACCATACAGATACACAGAAATGACAGAAACACCGTCATGCATCATTCAGGCAGAGAGAACAGCTATAGACTACTAAACTGTAGAGGTGTTTGTACAGACAATTTAGTAAAGACACTACAGGAACAGAGGTCTCCATTTAAGTATACTTAGGCAAattaacaggagagagagagatgtgtttaGGCAAAAAAATACAGACCATCAAAACTGAGGGACCCTAATGAGCTTTGAGCATGTCTACTGATGACTATGTTCTCGCAATTAACCACACAGCTATGGTTAAACCACTGTGTTGAAACCTTTGATAAGAGTCTGAAGCATAACTAATGAagaaatggatggatgaatgaatgagaaTACAGCCTGGACTGAAGACTTTTTGTATCGATCTGTTCATGACTTCTAATGAACTAAGTCCACTGGTTATTTCACACAGTTTCTGTGTTGAGACTGCTACCTGTATAACTCTTAGAGGACACTTTACCAAAAGGGATCATACACTAGATTCTGCCGCAGACCGATttcttttcttgagcggatggtcggggggccggaacatacaAATTGACCGCGAGAAGCCCAaagagatataatatttgactggaacataatcatttcaaaccttgcttacatttgtatatgatcacgtatctctattatgcatggtaatactttggaacagatttcttgaattaaaataacttggagctgatttcctggtgtttttttttgttctttatgtccaacaatgagtttatgctcagaaaacttgggttCTGCGGtagctcctcctccccctctctctgactcacctGTTGTGCTTCTATTCTGCTTGATCTTTTTATTGTCacatctgttgtgtgtgtgtgtgtgcgtgccggtGTGGTACCAGAGGGAAGAGTTGTAAATCTTATTAAAGTGTGACTCTAAACAGGTTAGGTGAGCCATAATGAGATCAGACTGGTGAGGTGATTCacctaatcacacacacacacacgcatgcacagacAAGCACATTATGCATTTATTCACATTTTTCCTGAGAC belongs to Salvelinus alpinus chromosome 28, SLU_Salpinus.1, whole genome shotgun sequence and includes:
- the LOC139556929 gene encoding transmembrane and coiled-coil domains protein 1-like isoform X5, with translation MHWEQVLRLENGKIERLEVSGLAQTPQAVSCAEDGSFSGGDDGTPDPQRTKQAIAQLQQKILKLTEQIKIEQTARDNNVAEYLKLANNADKQQSARIKQVFEKKNQKSAQTIQQLQRKLEHYHRKLREVEHNGIPRQSKDVLRDMQQGLKGVGAKVTGFSEGVVDSVKGGLTSFSQATHSAAAGVVSKPREIASLFRNKFGSADNIPGLKDSLDDPSGVEEGLMGAGARSLSLAGHHHLQSSPKYGSEDDCSSATSGSAGANSTTGAPGGPPSSKGNTLERSQSSSLDMLLQEVQELREGQGRLEESLEGLKSHYQRDYTVIMQTLQEERFRCERLEEQLNDLTELHQNEILNLKQELASMEEKIAYQSYERARDTQEALEACQTRISKMELQQQQQQVVQLEGLENATARTLLGKLINVLLALMAVLLVFVSTVANCVVPLMKTRSRSFSTLLLILLFAFIWRNWDALSGCSHRALQPPR
- the LOC139556929 gene encoding transmembrane and coiled-coil domains protein 1-like isoform X3; the encoded protein is MMRRGTILQSQHRGGNGTGAGGGGADRDPPLRGSPQTPHRHPTYDAQKHSERLRSSSTTTDNTTRSSPSPGYNPGHATSGDVVLSSGYQSTEETDKIERLEVSGLAQTPQAVSCAEDGSFSGGDDGTPDPQRTKQAIAQLQQKILKLTEQIKIEQTARDNNVAEYLKLANNADKQQSARIKQVFEKKNQKSAQTIQQLQRKLEHYHRKLREVEHNGIPRQSKDVLRDMQQGLKGVGAKVTGFSEGVVDSVKGGLTSFSQATHSAAAGVVSKPREIASLFRNKFGSADNIPGLKDSLDDPSGVEEGLMGAGARSLSLAGHHHLQSSPKYGSEDDCSSATSGSAGANSTTGAPGGPPSSKGNTLERSQSSSLDMLLQEVQELREGQGRLEESLEGLKSHYQRDYTVIMQTLQEERFRCERLEEQLNDLTELHQNEILNLKQELASMEEKIAYQSYERARDTQEALEACQTRISKMELQQQQQQVVQLEGLENATARTLLGKLINVLLALMAVLLVFVSTVANCVVPLMKTRSRSFSTLLLILLFAFIWRNWDALSGCSHRALQPPR
- the LOC139556929 gene encoding transmembrane and coiled-coil domains protein 1-like isoform X4, whose amino-acid sequence is MVQRFSLRRQYSKIERLEVSGLAQTPQAVSCAEDGSFSGGDDGTPDPQRTKQAIAQLQQKILKLTEQIKIEQTARDNNVAEYLKLANNADKQQSARIKQVFEKKNQKSAQTIQQLQRKLEHYHRKLREVEHNGIPRQSKDVLRDMQQGLKGVGAKVTGFSEGVVDSVKGGLTSFSQATHSAAAGVVSKPREIASLFRNKFGSADNIPGLKDSLDDPSGVEEGLMGAGARSLSLAGHHHLQSSPKYGSEDDCSSATSGSAGANSTTGAPGGPPSSKGNTLERSQSSSLDMLLQEVQELREGQGRLEESLEGLKSHYQRDYTVIMQTLQEERFRCERLEEQLNDLTELHQNEILNLKQELASMEEKIAYQSYERARDTQEALEACQTRISKMELQQQQQQVVQLEGLENATARTLLGKLINVLLALMAVLLVFVSTVANCVVPLMKTRSRSFSTLLLILLFAFIWRNWDALSGCSHRALQPPR
- the LOC139556929 gene encoding transmembrane and coiled-coil domains protein 1-like isoform X2, whose protein sequence is MVAGQGAGPVGMMRRGTILQSQHRGGNGTGAGGGGADRDPPLRGSPQTPHRHPTYDAQKHSERLRSSSTTTDNTTRSSPSPGYNPGHATSGDVVLSSGYQSTEETDKIERLEVSGLAQTPQAVSCAEDGSFSGGDDGTPDPQRTKQAIAQLQQKILKLTEQIKIEQTARDNNVAEYLKLANNADKQQSARIKQVFEKKNQKSAQTIQQLQRKLEHYHRKLREVEHNGIPRQSKDVLRDMQQGLKGVGAKVTGFSEGVVDSVKGGLTSFSQATHSAAAGVVSKPREIASLFRNKFGSADNIPGLKDSLDDPSGVEEGLMGAGARSLSLAGHHHLQSSPKYGSEDDCSSATSGSAGANSTTGAPGGPPSSKGNTLERSQSSSLDMLLQEVQELREGQGRLEESLEGLKSHYQRDYTVIMQTLQEERFRCERLEEQLNDLTELHQNEILNLKQELASMEEKIAYQSYERARDTQEALEACQTRISKMELQQQQQQVVQLEGLENATARTLLGKLINVLLALMAVLLVFVSTVANCVVPLMKTRSRSFSTLLLILLFAFIWRNWDALSGCSHRALQPPR